In one Paracoccus everestensis genomic region, the following are encoded:
- a CDS encoding acyl-CoA carboxylase subunit beta — protein sequence MKDILQELEDRRTQARLGGGQRRIDAQHARGKLTARERTELLLDEGSFEEFDMFVTHRSTDFGMEADRPYGDGVVTGWGTINGRMVYVFSQDFTVFGGSLSETHAQKICKIMDMAMQNGAPVIGLNDSGGARIQEGVASLAGYADVFQRNIMASGVVPQISVIMGPCAGGAVYSPAMTDFIFMVKDTSYMFVTGPDVVKTVTNEVVTAEQLGGASTHTKKSSVADGAFEDDVEALSEIRRLFDFLPLNNRDKAPVRPFFDDPARIEESLDTLIPDNPNQPYDMKELIVKVADEGDFYEIQKDFAGNIITGFVRIEGRTVGVVANQPMVLAGCLDIDSSRKAARFVRFCDAFEIPILTFVDVPGFLPGTGQEYGGVIKHGAKLLFAYGEATVPKVTVITRKAYGGAYDVMASKHLRGDFNYAWPTAEIAVMGAKGAVEILYRSELGDTDKIAARTRDYEGRFANPFVAAEKGFIDEVIQPHSTRKRIARAFASLRTKQLSNPWKKHDNIPL from the coding sequence ATGAAGGACATTCTTCAGGAACTGGAAGACCGCCGGACGCAGGCCCGGCTGGGCGGTGGCCAGCGCCGGATCGACGCGCAGCACGCCCGCGGCAAGCTGACCGCGCGCGAACGCACCGAACTGCTGCTGGACGAAGGCAGCTTCGAGGAATTCGACATGTTCGTCACCCACCGGTCCACCGATTTCGGAATGGAGGCCGACCGCCCCTATGGCGACGGCGTGGTGACCGGCTGGGGCACGATCAACGGCCGGATGGTCTATGTCTTCAGCCAGGACTTCACCGTCTTCGGCGGGTCGCTGTCCGAAACCCATGCCCAGAAGATTTGCAAGATCATGGACATGGCGATGCAGAACGGCGCCCCCGTGATCGGGCTGAACGATTCGGGCGGCGCCCGCATCCAGGAGGGCGTGGCCAGCCTGGCAGGCTATGCCGACGTGTTCCAGCGCAACATCATGGCCTCGGGCGTGGTGCCGCAGATCAGTGTGATCATGGGGCCATGCGCAGGGGGCGCGGTTTACAGCCCGGCCATGACGGACTTCATCTTCATGGTGAAGGACACGTCCTATATGTTCGTGACCGGTCCCGATGTGGTGAAAACCGTCACGAACGAGGTGGTGACGGCGGAACAGCTGGGCGGCGCTTCCACCCATACGAAAAAATCTTCGGTCGCTGACGGCGCCTTCGAGGACGATGTCGAGGCGCTGTCGGAAATTCGCCGCCTGTTCGACTTCCTGCCCCTGAACAACCGCGACAAGGCCCCCGTGCGCCCCTTCTTCGATGATCCCGCCCGGATCGAGGAAAGCCTGGACACACTGATCCCCGACAACCCGAACCAGCCCTACGACATGAAGGAACTGATCGTGAAGGTCGCCGACGAGGGTGATTTTTACGAGATCCAGAAGGACTTCGCGGGCAACATCATCACCGGATTTGTCCGCATCGAAGGACGCACGGTTGGCGTGGTCGCCAACCAGCCGATGGTCCTGGCAGGGTGCCTGGACATCGACAGCAGCCGCAAGGCCGCACGCTTCGTGCGCTTCTGCGACGCCTTCGAGATCCCGATCCTGACGTTCGTGGACGTGCCGGGGTTTCTGCCCGGAACGGGCCAGGAATACGGCGGCGTCATCAAGCACGGCGCGAAACTGCTGTTCGCCTATGGCGAGGCGACGGTGCCGAAGGTGACGGTCATCACCCGCAAGGCTTACGGCGGGGCTTATGACGTGATGGCGTCCAAGCACCTGCGGGGCGACTTCAACTATGCCTGGCCCACGGCAGAGATCGCGGTGATGGGCGCCAAGGGCGCGGTCGAGATCCTGTATCGCAGCGAACTGGGCGACACGGACAAGATCGCGGCGCGGACCAGGGATTACGAGGGGCGCTTTGCCAATCCCTTCGTCGCCGCGGAAAAGGGCTTCATCGACGAGGTGATCCAGCCCCATTCGACCCGCAAGCGCATTGCCCGGGCCTTTGCCAGCCTGCGGACCAAGCAGCTGTCGAATCCGTGGAAGAAGCACGACAACATTCCTTTGTAA
- a CDS encoding 3-hydroxyacyl-CoA dehydrogenase NAD-binding domain-containing protein gives MRKGDPIAVIGGGLIGISWTALFLAWGHDVALFEHEETSRHAIPRAVARPIAQVAELMPNLPAPGRLHLAASLEEAVQGAAWIQENVPEKVPLKRAIYAAIEAAAPAGITIASSTSSLVWSELSADMADPSRLITAHPFNPPHLMPLVELFGPDPDRIQAAAAFYRSLGRRPVFLRRGAVGHIANRLSSALWREAVNMVAEGIADVDQIDAALVHGPGLRWSVVGAHMAYHLGGGAGGMAQYLSHLGPSQERRWQDLGQPRLDAATCAKLVEGIASEAAGRDIATLEAERDTGLIAVQRALRSLEPGKAGPT, from the coding sequence GTGCGGAAGGGTGACCCAATCGCGGTGATCGGCGGCGGGCTGATCGGGATCAGTTGGACGGCGCTGTTTCTCGCCTGGGGACACGACGTCGCCCTGTTCGAGCATGAGGAAACGTCACGCCATGCAATCCCTAGGGCAGTTGCGCGGCCGATCGCCCAAGTCGCGGAACTGATGCCCAACCTTCCGGCGCCGGGGCGATTGCATCTTGCTGCCAGCCTTGAGGAAGCGGTCCAGGGCGCGGCTTGGATTCAGGAGAACGTGCCCGAGAAGGTTCCCCTAAAGCGGGCGATCTATGCCGCGATCGAGGCCGCGGCCCCGGCGGGCATCACCATCGCCTCCAGCACGTCGTCGCTGGTCTGGTCCGAGCTTTCCGCCGACATGGCCGACCCATCGCGGCTGATCACCGCCCATCCCTTCAATCCGCCCCACCTGATGCCCCTGGTCGAACTGTTTGGCCCCGATCCCGACCGCATCCAGGCGGCCGCCGCCTTCTATCGCAGCCTGGGCCGCCGCCCGGTCTTCCTGCGGCGAGGGGCCGTGGGCCATATCGCCAACCGCCTGTCCTCGGCCCTGTGGCGAGAGGCGGTGAACATGGTCGCCGAAGGCATCGCCGACGTGGACCAGATCGACGCGGCGCTTGTCCATGGCCCCGGCCTGCGGTGGTCGGTGGTGGGGGCGCACATGGCCTATCACCTGGGGGGCGGGGCAGGGGGGATGGCGCAATACTTGTCCCATCTTGGTCCCAGCCAGGAACGGCGTTGGCAGGATCTGGGGCAGCCCCGGCTAGACGCCGCCACCTGCGCCAAGCTGGTTGAGGGCATCGCGTCCGAAGCCGCGGGCCGCGACATCGCCACGCTGGAGGCAGAACGCGACACGGGGCTGATCGCGGTCCAGCGGGCCTTGCGGTCGTTGGAGCCGGGAAAGGCGGGGCCGACATGA
- a CDS encoding YMGG-like glycine zipper-containing protein: protein MSKFLAIAALVGTTAIAGCTQGINPTDTDRALIGAGVGATIASVSGENVVKGAAIGGAAGALCNDVRLCQ from the coding sequence ATGTCCAAATTCCTTGCCATTGCCGCGCTTGTCGGCACCACGGCCATCGCGGGCTGCACCCAAGGCATCAACCCGACCGACACCGACCGTGCCCTTATCGGTGCGGGCGTCGGCGCGACCATCGCCAGCGTCAGCGGTGAAAACGTCGTCAAAGGCGCGGCCATCGGCGGCGCTGCCGGCGCGCTGTGCAACGACGTGCGGCTGTGCCAGTAA
- a CDS encoding GntR family transcriptional regulator has protein sequence MTKANSPTPLYHRVYAVMRERIVNGYYPDNVPIPSEAELSGSFGVSRITVRKAMEMLSAEGLITRMRGRGTFVTDRAQKSALNRAVVSNINGLFSYLNTVGQSTRLRVVSLDRGEAPPRICAQMGIAPTTELVRSVRVRDLDKRPYSLSMAFLLPDVGAGLTRQDLATTNMIDLVQREGAVVEQVEQVLTATLADEYAAELLQVPIGAPLMRVNRFFFNELTVPFYAAEILYCADRYEYRVSLKREQGRDFLLDGSQPG, from the coding sequence ATGACCAAAGCCAATTCTCCGACGCCCCTTTATCATCGGGTCTATGCCGTCATGCGAGAGCGGATCGTGAACGGCTATTACCCGGACAACGTCCCTATTCCCAGCGAGGCGGAATTGTCCGGCAGCTTCGGCGTCAGCCGCATCACCGTCCGCAAGGCGATGGAGATGCTGTCGGCCGAAGGGCTGATCACCCGGATGCGCGGGCGCGGCACCTTTGTCACCGACCGGGCGCAGAAATCGGCCCTGAACCGGGCGGTGGTGTCGAACATCAACGGGCTGTTCAGCTATCTCAACACCGTGGGCCAAAGCACGCGGCTAAGGGTCGTCAGCCTGGACCGGGGCGAGGCGCCGCCCCGGATCTGCGCGCAGATGGGGATCGCCCCCACCACGGAACTGGTCCGGTCGGTCCGGGTGCGCGACCTGGACAAGCGGCCCTATTCGCTGTCGATGGCCTTCCTTCTGCCCGATGTGGGGGCCGGGCTGACACGGCAGGATCTGGCCACGACCAACATGATCGACCTGGTGCAGCGCGAGGGCGCGGTGGTCGAGCAGGTGGAACAGGTGCTGACCGCGACACTGGCCGACGAATACGCGGCCGAGCTTTTGCAGGTACCGATCGGCGCGCCGCTGATGCGCGTCAACCGCTTCTTCTTCAACGAGCTTACGGTGCCTTTCTATGCGGCCGAGATCCTGTATTGCGCCGATCGTTATGAATACCGCGTCTCGCTGAAACGCGAACAGGGCCGGGATTTCCTGCTGGATGGCTCTCAGCCGGGCTGA